ATGAATCAGAGACTTCGTGACTACCTTGAAAACTTAAACTAGCTAGCGAATAAGCAGCTAAACGTATTACAGGAGGGATACCCCTCCTTTTTAAATCCCTCATAATTACAATAATTTACCTGAACGAATCCCCATCGCTTAAAGTCTTTCTTCAACCATCCGACATGACTAGTAATCCCTGTCCTAACACATTGAGGCGGAAGGTGAGCGAAAAGCTGTTCAAATTGAAAAACGGAACACTATTTTTGTCCACGGAAGCTCCCGGAGGCATCTATAATTCCGTTCAGCTGAAAAAAGTTGCCGAGCTTTGTGCTAACGATCTTGCCATTGTCAAAGCTACAGAAGATCAGCGTCTAGGGCTATTTGTCAAAGAAGAGGAAGCTGCTCGCGTTGCCAAGGAGCTAGAGGCTTGCGGACTAGGTGTGAGGCATTATCAGCAAGGCTTACATCAAGCGGTGACATGCCTCGGGGAATTATGTAGCGATCACGAACAGGATGCACTAGGGACAGCCATGGATCTGGCTAAGACCCTCGCAGAGTTGAGTCTTGAGTCGCCACTAAAGATTGGAATCAATGGTTGCTTCAAATGCTGCACTCCTTGCCACACATTAGATATCGCTGTCGTTGGCGAAGCCAATGGTTATCGGATTAGTCTTGGGGGCAAAAATCAGCAGGTGCCTGAACTAGCTTCATTTGTGGCGGAGGGTGTCCCTGCGGACAAGCTACCAGACCTCATAAAAAACGTCGTGACTCTCTATGCGGATAAGGTAGAAGATGATGAGTCCCTCCTTGAAGTCATCGATCGCTGTGGCATCAGTGACTTTGTAGAAGCCTTAGCTCCCTACAGTCAGGATGCAGCGGTGCAGCATGACCCGTTCGCTGGAGGGGACGCAGAGCCTGATTTGACCGATGACCGAGGAGCCCCGGAAAGTGATCAGGGGCAAGACTCCTTAGAACAGAGTGAGGTCAGCGATGATGATTTGGACCTTGATGATGATCTTGATATCGAGGATGCAGGTGAGGTAGGTGGAAGCCAAGTCGAAGCTGAGGTGGGAGACGATGAGCTTGATGAACTTGGCGAGCTTGATGACTCAGACTTAATGGTGGAAGACAACGAATCGGCCCTAGGCGACGATAGTGAGTTATCAGAAAGTGGAGATACCATATCTGATGAAGCGGAAGGTTTAGAGCTTGATGATGAGATCGATTTAGATGAGCAGTCTACAGCAAACAATGAAGAAGATGCTTTGTCAGCTGGCGAAGGCATGGAAGTCGATGCTGAAATCGATCAAGCTGATGCTGATCTTGTGGCAGATGATATCGATCTCGATGGAGATTTGGATGAGGTCGATCTTGGTGACGATCTCAGCCTTGACGATGTTGGAGATAGCAGTGAGATCGAGCCCGAAAAAGCTGCCGATGAAGCTGTTGACGATGATGATCTAGCCCTTGAGGATGATCTGGATCTCGACGACGATGCCGCAGCCTCTGATCAAGCAGGGGCCCAGGAGTCTCAGGCTGATGACTCCGAAATGGAGCTTCTAAGTGAAAGTGATCATGAAATTGATGACGATGTGAGTCTTGGTGAAAACGTCGTCGATGACGATATAGACCTCGATATTGATTTAGATGATGGCGATCTATCCGAAGATGAACCTAGCTTGGATGACGACTTAGAGCTGGACCTTGATGACACTAGCGTCGAGGTTGTTGAGGATCAGCTTGCTCAGGATGATATTCCCATCGAAGATGGAGAGGTTGACCTGGAGGCTATCGATGAAGGCGCAGACAGCATTGATAGTGACGGCGATGAACCTGAAATAGAAGATCTTTCAGCGGATGACGTGTTTGGTGAGACTCCGGCCCAAGCCGCTCCCGCGGCGAGTTCCAGTGCTGCAAGCCCTGAGGCGGACACGGAGTTTGAGGAAATCGATGACCTATCCGATACTGATGAAGAGGACTTTGAAAATCGACTGATAGCAGATATCGATGAAGAAGCTCAAGTGTTAGCAAGCACTCCCTCTGATGTGAATGCTGACGATCGGGAATCTGCGTTGGGTATGCTAGAGTCCCACCCAGAAGTCGATCAAGAGAGCAGCCAAGAGTCGGCTACGGACGATTTGGTTGCTGATGATCTCGAAGACCTCAGCTTGGAGGAAGAGGATTTTGCAGAGGACAACCTCGATGATGATACCGAGGAGCTACTCGCTGAGAATGATATTGAAGAGGCAGAAGCTGGCTTAGACGATCTCAACGAAGACGATCTCGATGACCTTGATCTTGACGACCTGGATGAGGGCGAGCTATCTCCTATCGAAGATGATGCCGAATCAGATGATGACTTGGCAAATATGGCGGAAGAGACGATTTCGATCACTCCCATGGCCTCCAGTCCGCGAAAACCCATTAAAACGTCCGAAGTGTTTAAGTTTTCGGGCATGGATGTAATCGATACCATGCTTCATCTAAGCTTTGATTCTGGAGCTTTTGTTGATTTTGATCTTAGTTCTCTAGCTCCGAACGTAGAAAAAAGCTTTTCTCTGGGTGGGCAAACCTTCGTTCTGATAAAGAACGCTGATGGTATCATCCTAGAGGTGGAGGGTGTTCGTTTGTTTTATCCGACCGAAGCACTCCCCCAAGCCTCCTAATAGATCTAACTCAAGTGTGAATACATGAGTTGATCCTCAATCTCGGTGAGGTCGCTTTTTGACGACAGCCCCAGATGACGTGACCGGTAGCATCAGGAAGCTATTGTCTTCAAAAAAGGACTTCAGGTTTGGATACCGTGCTCGCGTTTGATAGGCCCAAAAAAGCTGCCGGCGAGGGTGGCGATGATTATACAGGATTTCAAGCACGGTAATTTCCTCGTCATTGAGCTTCAATGATGACTTTTGTTTGAGTAGAAGATCCACAGAATCCCGAAGCCGGTGGTCAAGCTCATGGTGCTTGTGCCGGGCTTCCATCAGGTTTACTTTCTCGGTCTCTTCCTCGAAAATCGACTGATAGTGCTGCCATGAGGAGGCTAGCAGGCTTAAGGTTGGGACTCGATCCCCGAAGTGCCTTAACATCAGTATCACCTGATCGACGGGGTGGGTATCAATTAATATCTTGGCATCCCGCTCGGCTTTGTCCATGGCTTCATCCGCCAGTTCTTCGTCTCGGCCTTCAAGGTAGGCTTCCACAATCCGCTTCCAGGTTGGCAAAGGATGCTTGATGGTTGGTGTTTGGGTCTCAGTGCTAGGCAAAACAGTTAAATTTGAATCCCGACGGAAGGGAAACACAATCGCATCCTGAGAGGTGACATCCTCATCGAATGTCAGCTGCCACTCGTTGGTGTCCCACTTCATGCCGACCCTTATGGACCGTCGATCTGCGGGCTGGTGATACTCACCATATTTGATCGATATGATATTTCGCTCCGCTAGATTTGTCATGGCGCGATCGAGGGTCTCCTCGTCATAACCGATGAGCGAAGCGAACTCTTGTTCTGTGGTAATTAGCTGGGTCAGGCCAGATACCGAGCAATTGAGTAAGTAAAGTACGACACTGTATTCGCATTGGCTGAGTCGAGCCATAGCCAGGATCTTTAACCCTGACTCGGTGACAAAGTCTTGAAATGCCATGATAGCTCCTAAAGGGATAATTTATCGGAGATCCCAGGGGGTGTATTGATCGGCACATGGATCAAGCACCAGGTCTAGTATCCCATTTGTCGTGGTGCCTGTAAATATGAGAGCGAGTCTCATCATGGCTTAAATACAAACTTTTCTGCCAGATCTACATATTCCGGCAGTTTACTCCATGATTCTAAGCTAGCTGAATTTAGAATCATCTAAGTCGCGTTATTCCGATTCTGTTGGAAGGGGAGAGGGAGCCTGCAGTTGAGGTGGGTCTTCGGGCTTTGATGGAACTGTTGGGGCGGGAGCTGTAGGCTTCGGCGCCTTACGTCTCAGTCTCTTTCGCTTTTTAGGTTTCACATCAAAGAAGGTTTCTTTTGAGAATGACCAAGCAAGACTCAAATAGTATTGGGTAAGCTCAGCGTCGAAGATTGCGAGATCGATGGAGCCCAGCTGGGTGATCTGATTACCCTTGCTGAAGCCCGCGCTGACGCTCAAACCCTTGTCCATACTGTAGGTCAAGCCAATAGTATTATTGAATAGCTCATTGGGAACGTCGGCTATGGCAATCAATAAACTCGTCACTTCAGGGTCTAGGTTGTAATACCAAACCCGGGTATAGCTTATTGAGTAGTTGGCAGATAGAGATTCAAGCATGGTATAGGACCCGCCGTGGCTGATACCCACGCTACTTGTGGGCAAAGGAGCGCCTCCCAGGCCGTCGTCGCTAAGTTCAGATTGATAGACGGAAAAATAGCCTGCGGCGTTCAAGCCATAGCTTAGGCTCAGCTGACTATCTAAGATGGAGTGGCTTCCGCTCCAGGCTGCCTTAGCAGTTGTGATTTTTTCGTTGTCTAAAGAGCTTTCCGAGATCGGTAGGCTCAGACTAAAGCTACCAGTGTGTTCCAATCCCCATATGGGTATCAGCTTGTGACTGGTTGAAACTACCGTGTCGGTTAGCCCGAATTCGTCCTCGTTGGGAAAAATATAAAACTTTTTGCTGACCGCCTGGCTCAGTCCTAGAGTCCAAACATCGGACACAGGGTAGTTAAGCGCTAAACTAAATAAGGCGCTGGGGTTTGCGCCTTCAAAGTCAGAAGAGTAGCTGGCTGCGGTGGAGCCAGACCAGTAATAGGGCTTTGCGACTACTGTGCTACCAGCAATAAAAAGGCCCAGAACAGTGATAAAGGCCTTGATCATTGGCAACTTTCAACCTCGCCTCTGGTAATGTCCTTGTAGAAGCGATGGCTGTTGAGAACTCCATTGAGGTCGTTATTGAGAAAGACGCCAGCAGCATAGCGATTCTTGGTGGGGCCAGTGACGTAAACCTCGTCATTGATGACAGTGGCTAGGACTTCGGTTTCGGTCTTAAAGTAGTCGTTGGCATTGGCATCCAAGGTTGCCCAGTCTGGTGTCAGGCGATTGAAGCCTGGGTCGAGGGTAGCACTGTCGACTCCAAACTGACTGTTAAAGGTTCGGCTTGTAAAGCATTCGATTTTCATAAGGTCAACGGCACCTTGTTCTCCCTCGAAGTCGAAGAATCGTGCGGCGTTGATACCGTAGTAGAGCCTACCGAGATCATCGAAATCAGTATAAGGTGCTTCGCCGGCGTTGACAAAGCTGTCGAATAAGATGCTGTCGACGACAGGTCCGATCTGCGTATTCGATCGGAGATTGATGTAGGAAACAGGGATGAAGCCAAAATTGGGATTCAACGGGAAGGCATCGTCAAACATCAAGAATCGTTGCGCCCATGCTTTATCAGGGTAGATTCCCACTTGCTTTAACTGGCCAGTGAACTCATCGTAGAGGTTAGAGTGGTCCCGATCGAAAGATGATTGCTTGATTACCGCAGCGAAGAAGGCCGCTGATAGCTTCACTGCTTCTGTAATGTCCTGCCGTATAAAAGCTGTGAGATTGTCTTTAAAAGTTGGACTCAGGAAATCCAATCCAGCCATCTCCTGGGCAACTTGGGAAGGTAGGAAGGTTTCCTGGTACAGTTTAACCATTAACTTAATTCTCAGCATAGTCTGAAGCATTCGGCCTTCGTAAGATCGAGTGTCCCAAATCGCTCGGTCATAGCGGAAGTTTCGCCAACGATAGCTTGAATCGTAGTTGTCGATCATGCTCATTAAGATTTCAGTGGGTGTTGCTCCCTGATCAAATGTGTTACACATCGGGTTGAAAAATTCATGGTCGTCGGTGCAGTATAGATGCACAATTCCCGTTTTTTTAGCCATATCCACTTTGCCGTCGCTGTAGGCGTAGAGCAAGGCGGCGCGATCGTAGTCTTCCCAGTCATAAGCAAGACCAACTTCATCACTACCAGTTAGATAATCCATGACCGAGCTTGTTCGCTTCAATGAAAGATCCTCACCGCGAATCCGGTTGATACGGGCATCCACTGAACCATAAAAGTTATGTCTTAAATTGAGATTGTGACCAAACTCGTGAACAGCCACCCGGTATAGGATGTCATTGATGACTTGTTCTGAAGTCGCATCTTGAAAAGTATTGCCACTATTGCCAAAGATAGCTTCGTTGAATTCGAATACAGTAAAGCTATTGTTGCCATATTTTTCCGCATTTGCATATTTTTCTAGGCCTTCGCGAATGGTCTCTTCCGTTGCTTGAAGATGTGTCGGTAAGCTAGATGTTGGTCCTAGTTTGTCGACAATATACTGATTTGTGCGCTCATAGCCCTGGAAGGGTGTGTTGTCGATCGCGCGGGTAAAATAGTTACCTGGGCTGCTGTAAGTAAATTCAGGAACTAGGTAGCGATAGTAGAAAGATAGGTCAGCATTCTCAAGGAAGCCTGCCGTCTCGGTCCAGTTGGTAGGACCGTTGCCTAGGATATTACCCATCTCTCGATAAATACTTGAACTAGCGTCTTGAATTTTTTCATATTCCACTTCGTCTCGATATCTTAGGGCGTAAAATTTAAGGTCGCTGATCCACATCATTGAGTTGGCCGTGATGATTTCGCCAGTGATCGGGTGAGCATCCGAAGGTCCGTAGCCTAAAGGGGCTTGTCTTTCTGGGTGATCGATGAACTTGATGAAGGAGTATCTGAGATCTCCGAATTTCTTACTGCCATCGTTATCTTGTATTTCGAATCGGGTGGCAATGCCATTCTCTTCGAATAGTTTATTGGTCCGGGCAAAAATACCTGCTTCTGGATCATTATAAATCCATTTGTATTCATTGGGGAAATCTTCAGCGAAGTAAAATGTGTGGGTCTTCTTCGGGTCCCAGCGATTCATGACAAAGTCATATTGAAGGCGATTATTAGCATCAACACGGGGTACGACCGTATTGAAGTATCCGTACTTCTTCATAAGTGGATCAACTTCACCAGTATAAACGTAGGGCTCGTAGTCAGTAGGCTTATCTGGAATAAAACTATACTTGTAATGAAGAGTCTGTATATCGTCTGTCCAGGCACATTTGCCATTGCCTTTGAAATCAACAGCAATCGTAAATGTTACATGCTCACTTTCGATGGATTCAGAGTCCTTAATAAGGCGAGAGCCTGCTTTGTCGAAACATCTGCTTCCTCTTATTCCGTATCCAAAGCTGTCTTCTTCAGAAACGATGGCTGACGTCCAATCAACAATAAAGAAACTCTTTTCGTTCCATGGAATTTCGTCGTTTTCGGATTCCACGTTGCTCACTTGGCCACCCACCACAGCACGATGGTAGTCGCTGTGGGTACCGCTCCAAGAGTTGATCACTTTAGCATTATTGGTGTCGTCACCGAAGACCTCTTCGGATGACAGGAACTCAAGGCTGTTTTCAGTGAAACGGAATGTACCGAGACGCATATCGCTTTGAAGGCCTACGAAGCCTAGCGCGGCATTCGCAGTATTATTAACTATGGTGACCTTATAAAGCCACTTCTGGCCATTTTCAAAGACCCCTTTTGCCCATCGACTCGCGTCGAGAGTCTGAACCTTCTCAACCGGTCGCTTTTTAGCACAGGCAAGGCTGAAAGCTAGTCCAATTGTTGTGATCAACGCCAAGTGTTTCATATATCCCGATCTCCTGAAGAGTGTAATAGCTTATTCTGCGGTTTCTTCTTCTTCGAATGTTCTAGGTGCAGTTAAAGACACTACATCGAGGTCCATGGTGCCCTTCCTTTGGAGAAGGAAAGCTCCTTCCGGCAAATCGAGCACCAGCTGATCGTCGAAAATCCCAAGCTTGCAAGTTGGAGTCACATCAACGCCAGGCTCCAAGCAGTTATAATCAGCGGCCCGGTTGTGAAGAATTCGCTCCAGTTTTTGGATCAAGGCAGGAGCATGAGTTTCTACCAATTCAGCATCGCTGACGGTGGCTGGATCAGGGGGAGTGTCGAGTATATCGATCATGCTATCTCCGATTTTTTTGGTAATGCTGTCACCAATATTGATATCACCAGCAAATCGGTTCTGGGCAATGATCACAAGGGGGCTATTATCTCCACCCCACTGGATACCAATGTTAAGGCTGTCATAGAAATCAAAGAAGGCATCCTCTGAGACGGGAAAGCCTATGGCCTGCTCTGTGGTGGTACGGTTGGATGCTAGGGTGAGGCCACCAAGAGATTGGCCGTAGACATAATCACCAGTTAGAGGCGCTGGATAGGTTTGGTCCATAAGGCTATAGATGAGTGAAATTCTATTTTGATTATCAATGCTGATCACTCCTCGGCGGAATTCTAGCTGCTTGAATCCGTCGTTAAACTCTAGGTAGCGGCAGGTGTTCAGAGCAAAGCAGTCGTAACCGGCTCCCTGACCATCGAAGGTTCTGGCTAAGGTGCGAACAAATTCTTGATTCTGCTCGTAGCTACCAAGGAGCGAACTGAGATCACTTCCAATCTTTATATCGCCAATGGAGCCTCCCACACTCAGGCTGCCACCATAGCCATCAAGTGCGACGATGGCAAACGGGACGTTTGGCTCGGCACCTGTCCAAGCAATTGCAACATGCTCAGAGTAGAAAACGAAAAAGCCATTGGTGCCTACGGAATTAGAGAGGATGGAGCTAGCTTCCGAAAAAGCCGTGGTCATCGTGATCCCAGCAATGGACTCACCCCATAGGATAGGCTGAATGACATTGAGTGCCTTTCGTCGCTCGCTTTCTTCAGGGTCGAGCGGCTCAAACTTTCCTACAACATCGCCACCATTAGGATTGGTCGGCGTCAATACGCGATTACCTACCACATCGGCCGTGGCTGGCAGGGCGGGTGCACTGTAGGGTTTATTTTTCTCATAATTTTCTTCGCAAGCGAACAGCGATAGAAAAAGTGTAGCTACAATAAATCTGAGCATTCCCCTCTCCCCTAAAATAACTTTTACATGGGCTGGGGTTCTTATCGGCAGGAAATACTGTGATCTGGAGTGCAGAATTCAGAGTGTTGGTGTCCCCAAGTTAAAGGCTTTACAGCAACTTTTACGCCATTTCTAAGCTAGCGATAACATGGGGAACTATTAACTGGCCGTCCAGACAATCTGCGAAAGAGGGTGTCAAAGGTCTAGACAGCTGTTTGATTTCAGAACTTAAAAATCATCCCCACCCCTGCGGAGGTGTAGCTCTCTTCAGCGGTGCCGCTGGCGGTTAAGTCGCTAGAGAAGGCTTTGGGTTTATACGACCCGTTCTCGTCGTTGCTCAGGTTTGAGGCCATCAAATAGTAAGAAAACTGATCGCTAAGATGGCGCTTGACTGCAAATGTTGCCATTGTTGCCCCGTCTTTACCAGCTTCTGTTTCACTTTCACTAGCGATGAGGTATTCGAGTAGTCCTTCCCACTGGCCCACCCTATAAGTACCATTGGCACCGTAGGCCGTGCGATCGAGTTGGGTATCACCAGTTTCGTCAGCTATCATCTCGTAAACCACAGCTGCAGA
This sequence is a window from Pseudobacteriovorax antillogorgiicola. Protein-coding genes within it:
- a CDS encoding zinc-dependent metalloprotease, translating into MKHLALITTIGLAFSLACAKKRPVEKVQTLDASRWAKGVFENGQKWLYKVTIVNNTANAALGFVGLQSDMRLGTFRFTENSLEFLSSEEVFGDDTNNAKVINSWSGTHSDYHRAVVGGQVSNVESENDEIPWNEKSFFIVDWTSAIVSEEDSFGYGIRGSRCFDKAGSRLIKDSESIESEHVTFTIAVDFKGNGKCAWTDDIQTLHYKYSFIPDKPTDYEPYVYTGEVDPLMKKYGYFNTVVPRVDANNRLQYDFVMNRWDPKKTHTFYFAEDFPNEYKWIYNDPEAGIFARTNKLFEENGIATRFEIQDNDGSKKFGDLRYSFIKFIDHPERQAPLGYGPSDAHPITGEIITANSMMWISDLKFYALRYRDEVEYEKIQDASSSIYREMGNILGNGPTNWTETAGFLENADLSFYYRYLVPEFTYSSPGNYFTRAIDNTPFQGYERTNQYIVDKLGPTSSLPTHLQATEETIREGLEKYANAEKYGNNSFTVFEFNEAIFGNSGNTFQDATSEQVINDILYRVAVHEFGHNLNLRHNFYGSVDARINRIRGEDLSLKRTSSVMDYLTGSDEVGLAYDWEDYDRAALLYAYSDGKVDMAKKTGIVHLYCTDDHEFFNPMCNTFDQGATPTEILMSMIDNYDSSYRWRNFRYDRAIWDTRSYEGRMLQTMLRIKLMVKLYQETFLPSQVAQEMAGLDFLSPTFKDNLTAFIRQDITEAVKLSAAFFAAVIKQSSFDRDHSNLYDEFTGQLKQVGIYPDKAWAQRFLMFDDAFPLNPNFGFIPVSYINLRSNTQIGPVVDSILFDSFVNAGEAPYTDFDDLGRLYYGINAARFFDFEGEQGAVDLMKIECFTSRTFNSQFGVDSATLDPGFNRLTPDWATLDANANDYFKTETEVLATVINDEVYVTGPTKNRYAAGVFLNNDLNGVLNSHRFYKDITRGEVESCQ